Proteins encoded together in one Drosophila albomicans strain 15112-1751.03 chromosome 2R, ASM965048v2, whole genome shotgun sequence window:
- the LOC117575784 gene encoding dihydropyrimidinase-like isoform X1 — MSTSPKPVKKVPIHLQSAQNRVYIKNGEIVNHDKSFKADVYIEDGTIKFVGPASEITVPGGVRIIDAAGRMILPGGIDPHTRLQCPSGDAVSIDDFYGGTKAAVAGGTTMIIDCVLPSKHESLVEAYDKWRSWADPKVCCDYALHVGITWWSKSVSEEIGILSKELGVNSLKMYMAYKGLYMLSDAELLDVLERIRSLNGVAMVHAENGDIIAKNTNRLLAEGVTGPEAHELSRQEEVEAEAVHRACVLAHQMKTPLYVTGVTSKSSAELVGRARRSGYCVFGETLASSIGRSMSNVPKSERIYYITSPPIRMSAETPRQLMKSLAYDDLQVTGSDNCTFSKKQKEVGAHDFTKIPSGVNGVEDRMSLVWEKGVHQGLLDPCRFVAVTSTNAAKIFNVYPQKGRIAVGSDADLVIWNPQATRTISKQTHHHASDFNIFEGMTVHGVPEFVLVRGRICVENETVRVAEGFGRFIPMAVRPPFVYDIIEGKVQTTERSSEHHEEHQNGNLAKKYAELDILIPPQEPISAMLAGNLPMPAEGSICSTPSVRGRVDGKRDLQESSFSISEELDKSGVRACIKVKNPPGGKSSGFW, encoded by the exons ATGTCGACCAGCCCAAAGCCTGTCAAGAAAGTGCCCATTCACTTACAAAGTGCCCAGAATCGAGTCTACATCAAAAATGGTGAAATCGTCAATCACGACAAGAGCTTCAAGGCGGATGTTTATATCGAAGATGGCACCATTAA atTTGTTGGACCTGCCAGCGAGATTACAGTTCCAGGCGGTGTGCGGATCATTGATGCAGCAGGCAGAATGATTTTGCCGGGTGGCATCGATCCTCATACTCGTCTTCAGTGTCCCTCAGGAGACGCTGTCTCCATCGATGA TTTCTATGGTGGAACAAAAGCAGCAGTTGCCGGTGGCACAACCATGATAA TTGATTGTGTTCTGCCAAGCAAACACGAGTCCTTGGTCGAGGCCTATGATAAGTGGCGCAGCTGGGCAGATCCAAAGGTTTGTTGTGACTACGCTCTGCATGTGGGTATCACTTGGTGGTCCAAATCGGTATCCGAGGAGATTGGCATACTAAGCAAGGAACTGGGTGTCAATTCACTCAAAATGTACATGGCCTACAAGGGGTTGTACATGCTGAGCGACGCAGAGCTGCTGGATGTGCTCGAAAGAATCAGAAGTCTTAATGGCGTGGCAATG GTCCATGCTGAGAATGGTGACATTATAGCCAAGAACACAAATCGTCTTTTAGCCGAAGGTGTCACTGGGCCCGAAGCACATGAATTGTCGCGTCAGGAGGAAGTTGAGGCTGAAGCTGTCCATCGAGCTTGCGTCTTGGCCCATCAG ATGAAGACTCCTTTGTATGTCACTGGCGTCACCAGCAAATCCTCCGCCGAACTTGTGGGTCGTGCACGTCGCAGCGGTTATTGTGTGTTTGGTGAAACTCTGGCCAGCTCCATTGGTCGTAGCATGAGTAACGTGCCGAAATCTGAACGAATTTACTATATCACCAGTCCACCAATTCGCATGTCTGCAGAAACGCCAAGGCAATTGATGAAATCATTGGCATA TGATGACTTGCAGGTCACTGGCAGCGATAATTGTACCTTCAGCAAGAAGCAAAAGGAAGTTGGTGCACatgattttacaaaaattcCGAGTGGCGTCAATGGTGTTGAGGATCGCATGTCGTTGGTGTGGGAGAAGGGCGTGCATCAGGGGCTGCTCGATCCTTGTCGTTTCGTGGCAGTAACTAGCACTAATGCCGCAAAGATTTTCAATGTCTATCCACAAAAGGGACGCATTG CTGTTGGCTCTGATGCTGATCTGGTCATTTGGAATCCACAAGCCACGCGAACGATCTCCAAGCAGACTCATCATCATGCTTCCGATTTCAATATATTCGAGGGTATGACAGTGCACGGTGTTCCAGAATTTGTCCTCGTGCGTGGCCGCATTTGTGTTGAGAACGAAACTGTGCGTGTGGCTGAAGGATTTGGACGTTTCATACCGATGGCAGTGCGTCCGCCTTTTGTCTATGACATTATTGAGGGCAAAGTGCAAACAACTGAACGATCATCTGAACACCACGAAGAACATCAAAATGGCAATCTGGCCAAGAAGTATGCTGAACTAGACATATTAATACCGCCTCAGGAACCCATTTCGGCAATGCTTGCTGGTAACTTGCCCATGCCAGCAGAAGGTTCTATCTGCAGCACGCCCTCAGTGCGAGGTCGCGTCGATGGCAAACGAGATTTGCAGGAATCTTCCTTCTCCATAAGCG AGGAATTGGATAAATCAGGTGTTCGCGCTTGCATTAAGGTTAAGAATCCACCTGGCGGAAAGTCCTCTGGCTTCTGGTAA
- the LOC117575784 gene encoding dihydropyrimidinase 2-like isoform X2 has product MKTPLYVTGVTSKSSAELVGRARRSGYCVFGETLASSIGRSMSNVPKSERIYYITSPPIRMSAETPRQLMKSLAYDDLQVTGSDNCTFSKKQKEVGAHDFTKIPSGVNGVEDRMSLVWEKGVHQGLLDPCRFVAVTSTNAAKIFNVYPQKGRIAVGSDADLVIWNPQATRTISKQTHHHASDFNIFEGMTVHGVPEFVLVRGRICVENETVRVAEGFGRFIPMAVRPPFVYDIIEGKVQTTERSSEHHEEHQNGNLAKKYAELDILIPPQEPISAMLAGNLPMPAEGSICSTPSVRGRVDGKRDLQESSFSISEELDKSGVRACIKVKNPPGGKSSGFW; this is encoded by the exons ATGAAGACTCCTTTGTATGTCACTGGCGTCACCAGCAAATCCTCCGCCGAACTTGTGGGTCGTGCACGTCGCAGCGGTTATTGTGTGTTTGGTGAAACTCTGGCCAGCTCCATTGGTCGTAGCATGAGTAACGTGCCGAAATCTGAACGAATTTACTATATCACCAGTCCACCAATTCGCATGTCTGCAGAAACGCCAAGGCAATTGATGAAATCATTGGCATA TGATGACTTGCAGGTCACTGGCAGCGATAATTGTACCTTCAGCAAGAAGCAAAAGGAAGTTGGTGCACatgattttacaaaaattcCGAGTGGCGTCAATGGTGTTGAGGATCGCATGTCGTTGGTGTGGGAGAAGGGCGTGCATCAGGGGCTGCTCGATCCTTGTCGTTTCGTGGCAGTAACTAGCACTAATGCCGCAAAGATTTTCAATGTCTATCCACAAAAGGGACGCATTG CTGTTGGCTCTGATGCTGATCTGGTCATTTGGAATCCACAAGCCACGCGAACGATCTCCAAGCAGACTCATCATCATGCTTCCGATTTCAATATATTCGAGGGTATGACAGTGCACGGTGTTCCAGAATTTGTCCTCGTGCGTGGCCGCATTTGTGTTGAGAACGAAACTGTGCGTGTGGCTGAAGGATTTGGACGTTTCATACCGATGGCAGTGCGTCCGCCTTTTGTCTATGACATTATTGAGGGCAAAGTGCAAACAACTGAACGATCATCTGAACACCACGAAGAACATCAAAATGGCAATCTGGCCAAGAAGTATGCTGAACTAGACATATTAATACCGCCTCAGGAACCCATTTCGGCAATGCTTGCTGGTAACTTGCCCATGCCAGCAGAAGGTTCTATCTGCAGCACGCCCTCAGTGCGAGGTCGCGTCGATGGCAAACGAGATTTGCAGGAATCTTCCTTCTCCATAAGCG AGGAATTGGATAAATCAGGTGTTCGCGCTTGCATTAAGGTTAAGAATCCACCTGGCGGAAAGTCCTCTGGCTTCTGGTAA
- the LOC117574551 gene encoding uncharacterized protein LOC117574551: MKAFIIASVCLIGLCSLGSAQFQNGRLEPPNPQLCAQRIIHEKTPDGKGYFFSWRDPQLKGVEEDWLTARNYCRRRCMDSVSLETSLENEWIKQRVVGESVKYIWTSGRLCDFKGCERPDLQPTNVNGWFWTATLQKLAPTTERSQGDWSPNGGIGLPQPDNREFKQNGAPENCLALLNQFYNDGVNWHDVACHHKKPFVCEENDALLKYVRYTNPNLRI; the protein is encoded by the exons ATGAAAGCGTTCATTATCGCCAGTGTGTGTTTGATCGGTCTGTGCAGCCTGGGCTCTGCACAGTTCCAAAACGGACGTCTCGAGCCACCAAATCCACAACTCTGCGCCCAGCGGATCATTCACGAAAAGACACCCGATGGCAAAGG CTACTTCTTCTCGTGGAGAGACCCTCAATTGAAGGGCGTGGAGGAGGATTGGCTGACTGCCAGAAACTATTGCCGCAGGCGTTGCATGGACTCCGTTTCTCTGGAGACCAGTCTGGAGAACGAATGGATCAAGCAGCGTGTTGTGGGCGAAAGT gTCAAATACATCTGGACCAGCGGTCGCTTGTGCGATTTCAAGGGTTGCGAACGTCCCGATCTGCAGCCCACTAATGTGAACGGTTGGTTCTGGACAGCCACTCTGCAGAAATTGGCACCCACCACGGAGCGCTCCCAGGGTGACTGGTCGCCCAATGGCGGCATTGGTCTGCCCCAACCCGATAACCGTGAATTCAAGCAGAACGGCGCACCCGAAAACTGTTTGGCTCTGTTGAATCAGTTCTACAACGATGGTGTCAACTGGCACGATGTTGCCTGCCACCACAAGAAGCCCTTCGTCTGCGAGGAGAACGATGCTCTGCTCAAGTATGTGCGCTACACCAACCCCAATCTGCGCATCTAA
- the LOC117574686 gene encoding uncharacterized protein LOC117574686 — protein MGRRCCVADCPSTSRLVEHHGVTYHSFPMDAVIRAIWIKNSRISLDRQITKSVLVCSRHFRRLDFNTIRNGKYLLKPRVFPTVFPWGKMETAEIEADHRALQQASVEGAGTSGSANNSTSEEVIKATVDQIVSQILEETAERKSGEAADVSAKTKPEDVESVKEAAENESAKTTDETAASDTVPDAAQAPADAADELRASANSSASPVSTSPPKYRTPTNLVIGGRLEALSVDNAWLPARIVEINQAEQTMLIRFERNSKLKTAPSSTGGYQEWLGFKSERLRQRISSRVLPVFELEEKCMARWSGPRKFPGTVKKLLGNDTYEILFDDGYTKNVRALHMLKVPRQLVATSEAAAIDVASTSSQASAAPIKRPSTGGTSSNKKSKAVPQRKDWPLLDMSNLDLVALGLPDIPHDGEWTCHWVNDQPIGTEGFLIVGEHQKPTVIVHDWRLPPGWIKHMYQRSNVLGKWDVILVSPSGKRFRSKSDLKTFLESQDLVYNPDIYDFSIHRRRAKDINAYVYTHDYSPQQPIRPKLQEVSLDTTVASQDLNSSKLSTATPVSTPILTVTTRRGAENDSQYMETPVASLVPPAELMSPSLQTKSTVVVSSPTDAAESGLGLDAQGAVLEDGYAFIGGLKVQITDNLFVCPREGCGKTYRKEDFLQIHIRHYHKEFAQHVSHCPKMQELAVKRTHPSSIEQGDQTPKNQIPNQQFFAKLHQQDLQHSRGAKRQPAGTDSSPTALEASPIVSPTKPMSSPKAETPASLKASPQIAAVVPETTPTVLPTPNEIPATVSVEPTEVSPSQVTPFASNRSSKRTRPSSRRQTGSRKSSRQRTQRRSVNASASKSPVASKLPLPGLDKEESHPLTNTPVPEARNEAKKRRIAATPVGSPAILDAVSTPSPHDQVDINAALAPPPPQPNQTPQYIKENGELIRIVRMRQEEIINCICEYGEEDGLMIQCELCLCWQHGACNGIVKESDVPEKYVCYICRNPQRVRDSMRFKHDQDWLFEGKLPVAGYHTPNPQATKKCEMLKRSHTLTGNLLDAKRSMHSLQVKINIARNRCHPKLYLWAKKWDEDQTENSATPVKRPKTEPSDWPPAPQPEAAIDPEECQYRLIEHVKVQQSLLLNRLNDMEAEMDELEKEDNLTDYKDASMSATKDALATFIKELETLKRLAKLNKVVNMKNSQKEQETASENPQL, from the exons atgggACGTCGCTGCTGCGTGGCGGATTGTCCATCGACGTCGCGGTTGGTGGAGCACCATGGCGTCACTTACCACTCATTTCCTATGGACGCCGTCATTCGCGCCATTTGGATAAAGAATTCGCGCATTAGTCTCGACCGGCAGATTACAAAGAGTGTGTTGGTGTGCTCACGACACTTTCGTCGCCTGGACTTTAACACTATACGCAATGGCAAGTATTTGCTGAAGCCTCGCGTTTTTCCTACAGTCTTTCCGTGGGGCAAAATGGAAACTGCTGAAATCGAGGCCGATCATCGTGCTCTGCAACAAGCTTCGGTTGAAGGCGCTGGTACAAGTGGCTCGGCTAACAATTCCACTAGCGAGGAGGTTATTAAGGCGACCGTTGATCAGATTGTGTCGCAAATTCTAGAAGAGACAGCAGAGCGAAAATCAGGAGAAGCAGCAGATGTATCAGCAAAAACGAAACCAGAAGATGTAGAGTCTGTTAAGGAAGCAGCTGAAAACGAAAGCGCTAAGACGACAGATGAGACTGCCGCCAGTGATACCGTACCTGACGCTGCCCAGGCGCCAGCAGATGCCGCTGATGAGTTAAGAGCATCGGCCAATAGCTCGGCGTCGCCAGTATCGACATCACCACCAAAATACAGAACCCCCACCAACTTGGTCATTGGCGGACGCCTTGAGGCATTAAGCGTGGACAACGCGTGGCTACCAGCTCGAATTGTTGAAATCAATCAGGCGGAGCAGACGATGCTTATACGATTCGAGCGCAACAGCAAGCTAAAGACAGCGCCATCGAGTACGGGCGGTTACCAGGAGTGGCTTGGATTCAAGTCAGAGCGTTTGCGACAGCGCATCAGCTCACGTGTGTTGCCCGTTTTCGAGCTGGAGGAGAAGTGCATGGCACGTTGGTCAGGACCACGTAAATTTCCGGGCACCGTCAAGAAACTACTGGGCAACGACACATACGAGATACTTTTCGATGATGGCTACACTAAGAATGTGCGCGCCTTGCACATGCTTAAGGTGCCACGCCAACTTGTGGCTACCAGCGAGGCTGCAGCAATTGATGTGGCAAGCACAAGCTCGCAGGCATCGGCTGCACCAATAAAGAGGCCAAGCACTGGCGGTACAAGCAGCAATAAGAAGAGCAAGGCGGTACCCCAACGTAAGGATTGGCCACTGCTAGATATGTCCAACTTGGACTTGG TTGCTTTGGGTCTGCCGGACATTCCGCACGATGGCGAATGGACTTGCCACTGGGTCAACGATCAACCCATTGGTACCGAGGGCTTTCTGATTGTCGGCGAGCATCAGAAGCCAACGGTAATTGTACACGACTGGCGTCTGCCACCTGGCTGGATCAAGCACATGTATCAACGTTCTAATGTACTTGGTAAATGGGATGTCATACTGGTATCACCCAGCGGCAAACGTTTTCGCTCGAAGTCGGATCTCAAGACATTTCTGGAGTCACAAGACCTGGTCTATAATCCAGACATCTACGACTTTAGCATTCATCGTCGTCGTGCCAAGGATATCAATGCATATGTATACACCCATGACTATAGTCCACAGCAGCCGATAAGGCCCAAGCTGCAAGAGGTGTCGCTTGACACAACAGTGGCATCACAGGATCTGAACAGTAGCAAGCTATCGACTGCCACGCCCGTATCTACACCTATTTTAACAGTCACTACACGTCGCGGAGCAGAAAATGACAGCCAGTACATGGAAACCCCCGTAGCGTCTTTGGTACCACCTGCTGAATTGATGTCGCCATCGCTGCAAACTAAAAGTACTGTAGTGGTTAGTTCCCCAACAGATGCAGCTGAATCTGGGTTGGGTTTGGATGCGCAGGGCGCTGTGCTCGAAGATGGTTATG CTTTCATTGGCGGACTGAAAGTCCAGATAACagacaatttatttgtgtgtcCGCGTGAGGGATGCGGTAAAACATACCGCAAGGAAGACTTTTTGCAAATTCACATTCGTCATTACCATAAGGAGTTTGCACA GCATGTTAGTCATTGCCCTAAGATGCAGGAGCTGGCTGTCAAGCGCACACATCCCTCTTCCATAGAGCAGGGCGATCAAACCCCCAAGAACCAAATACCCAATCAACAGTTCTTTGCCAAGCTGCACCAGCAGGATTTACAGCATTCTCGGGGCGCTAAACGTCAACCGGCGGGTACGGATTCATCGCCAACGGCTTTGGAAGCGTCACCAATTGTATCGCCTACCAAACCCATGTCTTCACCCAAGGCAGAGACACCAGCCAGTTTGAAAGCAAGTCCCCAAATTGCTGCTGTCGTTCCAGAAACTACGCCAACTGTTTTGCCAACACCAAACGAAATTCCAGCAACAGTTTCGGTTGAACCCACTGAAGTTAGTCCATCCCAAGTCACACCGTTCGCTTCCAATCGATCTTCCAAACGTACACGTCCATCTAGCAGGCGACAGACTGGTTCCCGAAAAAGCAGTCGACAACGCACACAGCGTCGCTCTGTCAATGCCTCAGCCAGCAAGAGTCCTGTGGCAAGTAAATTGCCGTTGCCTGGTCTCGATAAGGAGGAGTCGCATCCGCTGACTAATACGCCAGTGCCAGAGGCCCGTAATGAAGCGAAGAAGCGGCGCATTGCTGCCACACCTGTTGGTTCACCGGCTATTCTCGATGCTGTGTCGACCCCGTCGCCTCATGATCAGGTGGACATAAATGCTGCACTGGCACCACCGCCACCACAACCCAATCAGACGCCACAGTACATCAAGGAGAACGGAGAGCTTATTCGCATTGTGCGCATGCGTCAGGAAGAGAtcattaattgcatttgcgaGTATGGTGAAGAGGATGGTCTCATGATACAATGCGAACTCTGTTTGTGCTGGCAACACGGCGCATGCAACGGCATTGTTAAGGAGTCGGACGTGCCGGAGAAATATGTCTGTTACATATGCCGGAATCCGCAGCGTGTAAGGGATTCGATGCGCTTCAAGCACGATCAGGATTGGCTCTTCGAGGGAAAATTGCCAGTGGCTGGTTATCACACGCCCAATCCTCAGGCAACcaaaaaatgcgaaatgttGAAGCGATCGCACACATTGACCGGCAATCTGCTAGACGCGAAGCGTTCCATGCACTCACTGCAGGTGAAGATTAATATTGCTCGTAATCGCTGTCATCCCAAGCTATACCTATGGGCGAAAAAATGGGATGAGGACCAAACCGAAAACTCAGCTACACCAGTCAAGCGTCCCAAGACCGAACCATCCGACTGGCCGCCTGCACCGCAACCAGAAGCAGCTATCGATCCAGAAGAATGTCAATACCGCCTGATAGAGCATGTAAAAGTCCAACAATCACTTTTGTTGAATCGGTTGAATGACATGGAAGCGGAAATGGATG AACTCGAAAAGGAAGATAATTTAACAGATTATAAGGATGCAAGTATGTCAGCAACTAAAGATGCTTTGGCCACGTTCATCAAAGAATTGGAGACATTAAAACGGCTTGCTAAACTTAACAAGGTCGTCAACATGAAAAACTCACAGAAGGAACAAGAAACCGCATCAGAAAATCCTCAACTATGA
- the LOC117575780 gene encoding probable ribosome biogenesis protein RLP24, which translates to MRIETCYFCSSKIYPGHGVQFVRNDCKIFKFCRGKCHKAFKRKKNPRKVSWTKAHRKAAGKELAIDPSFEFEKRRNVPIKYSRETWQKALEAIKKVTEIKERREKHFVMERLRKGRQVEIQMDVKDVQRNMSLIRSPAAGLKERRAKEEAEEAALMEEDLPEEEITYVDARELEKRLEEGLGVEDLEMLEA; encoded by the exons atgcGCATTGAAACATGCTATTTTTGCTCCAGCAAAATATATCCGGGTCATGGAGTACAGTTTGTGCGAAATGATTGTAAA ATCTTCAAGTTCTGTCGCGGTAAATGCCATAAGGCCTTCAAACGCAAGAAGAACCCACGCAAGGTATCCTGGACAAAGGCACATCGCAAGGCTGCCGGCAAGGAATTGGCCATAGATCCCAGTTTCGAGTTCGAGAAGCGTCGCAATGTACCCATCAAATACAGTCGCGAGACTTGGCAGAAGGCCCTCGAAGCCATCAAGAAGGTTACCGAGATTAAGGAGCGACGCGAAAAGCACTTTGTCATGGAACGTCTGCGCAAGGGACGACAGGTCGAAATCCAAATGGATGTCAAGGATGTGCAACGCAATATGTCGCTCATCCGCTCGCCTGCTGCCGGCTTGAAAGAGCGTCGTGCCAAGGAGGAGGCCGAAGAGGCAGCGCTTATGGAGGAGGATCTGCCCGAGGAGGAGATCACATATGTCGATGCACGCGAATTAGAAAAGAGACTCGAGGAAGGTCTGGGAGTGGAGGACTTGGAGATGTTAGAAGCTTAA
- the LOC117575781 gene encoding D-aminoacyl-tRNA deacylase isoform X1, giving the protein MRAVIQRVRAAKVTVLDELISSIGPGLCVLVGIKSSDTTTDVEYLVRKILALRLFEEEGKRWQKSVKDLQLDILCVSQFTLYHRLKGNKPDFSAAMKGDEANQLYNHFLDRLRQSYDATKIKDGKFGAYMQVHIENDGPVTIELESPLPKQIEECVDK; this is encoded by the exons ATGCGAGCTGTTATCCAACGAGTTAGGGCAGCCAAAGTCACGG TGCTTGATGAACTTATCTCTTCCATTGGGCCCGGTCTTTGCGTTCTTGTGGGCATCAAAAGCAGCGATACAACAACAGATGTTGAGTATCT AGTGCGTAAGATTCTTGCATTGCGGTTGTTCGAGGAGGAAGGTAAACGTTGGCAAAAGTCTGTCAAGGATTTGCAGCTGGATATTCTATGTGTCTCACAATTCACACTATATCATCGTCTGAAAGGCAACAAGCCAGACTTCTCGGCTGCCATGAAAGGTGATGAAGCTAACCAGCTATACAATCATTTTCTGGATCGTTTGCGTCAGTCATACGATGCCACTAAAATTAAAG ATGGCAAGTTTGGTGCCTATATGCAGGTGCATATAGAGAACGATGGACCAGTAACCATCGAGCTGGAATCGCCGTTACCAAAGCAGATCGAGGAATGTGTAGACAAATAA
- the LOC117575781 gene encoding D-aminoacyl-tRNA deacylase isoform X2, translated as MRAVIQRVRAAKVTVLDELISSIGPGLCVLVGIKSSDTTTDVEYL; from the exons ATGCGAGCTGTTATCCAACGAGTTAGGGCAGCCAAAGTCACGG TGCTTGATGAACTTATCTCTTCCATTGGGCCCGGTCTTTGCGTTCTTGTGGGCATCAAAAGCAGCGATACAACAACAGATGTTGAGTATCTGTag